The Desulfobacterales bacterium genome contains the following window.
AATATTCAATGGCAAAAAGCCGGTGCCTTGGCGCACCCAATGCCTTGTTCGGAAAAGTATTGATGGTGCCGCAGCTGCGGCATTTGCAGCGGCTGCGCCTGGCAGGACCTTCTATTGCATGTTCAGCGCCGCAATGTTTGCAATCGCCCGGCTTTTTTCGGTCTGCTGTCTCCGTCAATTGACCGCAGGCATGACAGACAAAGACGTTCCTGGGATGCCGGGAGTCGGAAGCCAGCAGGTAGCCGGGGAACAAGTCAATGGATTCGTTGCATTTTCGACAAGAAATGGTTTTCACCCAGAGGAAATACTTTACATGTGCATTTCCCTCGCCACAGAAAACACAGGTGGTGCGGTGAAACTGTCCGATGTCCTTTTCCAACTGCATGCGCAGTGCATTTGCGGCTGCAACATACGCATCCAGATCCAGATGCTCAATCTCCTGCTTGACGACCCAATAGGACATCGGATTGATGTCGTACCCGATAACATCACACCCCAAACGATTGGCTTCAATTAAAGGAGTCCCTCCCCCCATGAAAGGGTCGGCTACTTTAATTCCTTTCAAATGATTGGACTGATAAAATGCCTCGGAAAGGGGTTTATTAAGAAACTCTGAGAGGAGCAAACCGCGGAACAGTGTACCGGGCCTTCTAGCGAACCACTTGTGCACTGCAATAATCGGCCGGTAATTTTGCTGGATTTGCTTTTCACGCAGGGCAAGGTCGGCAATAAATGAGATGTCGAAGTTTTTTTCAATCATTTGCCGTTATCCTGCCATGGGCAAGCAGATAGGTCAACCGGTAATCATCGAGACTTTTGCAAAACACCCCCTTTTGCCCAATTTCGGCGTCAGGCTCAAATTTTAATCCTCGAAATACTCAATGTATTCCTGTGGTTAAAATTATCGCCTTCCTTGAACTTGAACAAAATTGGGCATTTTTCAAAGGTCTCTCATCATATGACCGACTATCCTCACAGCAATCCTTCAATGGCCTCCCAGGCAGCCGTGCGCCCCATGCGCGTTTTCGTGGAAAATGGAATCAGGCCGTTTGTATCAACGCCAAGGGTTTCTGCAATCACAACCCTTTGCTGGGCCTGCTTGGATTTAGAGAGTTTGTCGGCCTTGGTCAGCACCAGAACAGGCGGGATGTTATAATGGCTCAGCCAGTCCATGAACGTCTTTTCTTCCTGTCGCGGTACGCGGCGGATATCAATCAGCAAAACCACCCCTTTTAAGTTTTCACGGTCCTTCAGATAGGTTTCTATCATGGGGCCCCAGGTTTTTTTTATAGACACCGGAACCCTGGCATACCCGTAACCCGGCAGGTCCACAAATGCAAAAGCCCCGTTAACCATGAAAAAATTGACCAGTTGGGTGCGGCCGGGGGTGGTGCTGGTCTTTACCAGCCGCTTGCGGTTGACGAGGGTATTGATCAGAGACGATTTGCCCACATTCGAACGGCCGGCAAAAGCAATCTCCGGTATGTCCGCCGGCGGATACTGGGACGGCTTGACAGCGCTGGTGACAAATTCGGCTGATTTGATAATCATTATTTCCTGTATACACCCAATCCCGGCAGGGTCGTTTTTGGTCCAATCTCAGAGTGCACTATTCAAACAAATTCCATCGAAAAACCCGAAATACGAATATCGAAATACGAAACGGTTCGACGGGCTCACCGCCCTGAGTCAAGTCGAAGGGCAAATTCAAATATCCCAATGACAAAAGGAAAATACTGAATTGCGCTGTTAGATCTACCGATGGTTTGGATCATTTGAATTTTGGTCATTTCGAATTGTTTCGAATTTTGGCATTCGTGCTTCGTATTTAAATTCATAGGACAGAAATTTAAGGCTCTGAACCGGTCCTGAGGACCGGGTTCCCGTGCCGGGGTCAGGATCTCCCGCCCAGGTATCGCTCCAGCCGGTTGAGTCCCTCGGCAATGTTTTCCATGGAATTCGCGTAAGAAAACCGCAAGTAGCCTTCGCCGTGTTTCCCGAAATCAATGCCGGGCGTTACACCGACATGGGCTTTTTCCAGGATATCAAAGGCCAGGCGGTAGGAGTCGCCGGATATGTGTTTAACATTGGCAAAAACATAAAACGCCCCGGTGGGCTCCCGGGCAATCCCCAAACCCATTTCCTTTAACCGGCGGATCATAAATCGCCGGCGCTCATCATAAATCGCCTTCATCCGTTTGACATCTTCACCGGCCAGTTTAAGAGCGGCAATCCCGGCTTTTTGAACCATGGCATTGGCTGAAATAAAAAAATTCTGTTGGACTTTCTGGATCGGCCGAATAAAGGGTCTGGGCGCGATCAGGTAGCCGAGCCGCAGTCCGGTCATGGCATACAGTTTTGAAAAGCCGTTTAATACAAACGCGTTTTCCGTAAATTCCAGTATGGAGTGCTCGGTGCCCTCATAGACCAGACCGTGATAAATTTCATCCGAAATAATATAGGGAGAAAATTGCGCGATGCGTTCCATCCGTTTTTTCGAAAGCAGATTCCCGGTGGGATTCGAGGGTGAATTGATAAAAATGGCCCGTGTCTGGGCGGTTATCTTTTTTTCAATATCTTCAGGCTTGTATTGAAAGCCGTCTTCTTCAAAAACCGG
Protein-coding sequences here:
- the yihA gene encoding ribosome biogenesis GTP-binding protein YihA/YsxC, which encodes MIIKSAEFVTSAVKPSQYPPADIPEIAFAGRSNVGKSSLINTLVNRKRLVKTSTTPGRTQLVNFFMVNGAFAFVDLPGYGYARVPVSIKKTWGPMIETYLKDRENLKGVVLLIDIRRVPRQEEKTFMDWLSHYNIPPVLVLTKADKLSKSKQAQQRVVIAETLGVDTNGLIPFSTKTRMGRTAAWEAIEGLL
- a CDS encoding pyridoxal phosphate-dependent aminotransferase codes for the protein MITKRMKDITSFIVMDVLERAHAMERKGISIIHLEVGEPDFDTPACIKEAACKALDDGYTHYTHSMGMVELREAICEYYHDTYGASVHPDQVVITSGTSPAMFSLFAVLLEEGDQVIISDPHYACYPNFIKFMQAEPVTVPVFEEDGFQYKPEDIEKKITAQTRAIFINSPSNPTGNLLSKKRMERIAQFSPYIISDEIYHGLVYEGTEHSILEFTENAFVLNGFSKLYAMTGLRLGYLIAPRPFIRPIQKVQQNFFISANAMVQKAGIAALKLAGEDVKRMKAIYDERRRFMIRRLKEMGLGIAREPTGAFYVFANVKHISGDSYRLAFDILEKAHVGVTPGIDFGKHGEGYLRFSYANSMENIAEGLNRLERYLGGRS